One stretch of Halobacillus litoralis DNA includes these proteins:
- the pknB gene encoding Stk1 family PASTA domain-containing Ser/Thr kinase has translation MLNNRLLNDRYRVQEMIGGGGMANVYLAYDTILDRDVAIKVLRLEHGNDEEFIARFHREAQSATSLSHPNIVNIYDVGEEDDIYFMVMEYVDGMTLKQYIQQHSPIDVSEAVDIMKQIASAIAHAHDNGIVHRDIKPQNILIDHYGHVKVTDFGIAMALSATSLTQTNSVLGSVHYLSPEQARGGMATKKSDVYSLGIVFFELLTGRLPFSGESPVSIALKHLQHETPSLKRWNADLPQSVENIVLKSTAKDPFHRYESVLEMEHEIETSLEPYRADEPVFTLPDDGDEEKTKAIPVITNEAYGDSPNEDTIINTSDHNPVTTAPTSPTKTYKETTPADTPSADKKQKKKRKVWLWILTVIILLLIGGLVALFTIPGIIQPADVEIPDLAGEEYETAYSELSDLNLVVKRETRFSDEVEEGDVIETDPEAGMTVKEGSEITVYLSNGKERVDFPDYTGKDYEQVKEELESKGYSGIDLIEQTSEEQPAGEIIAHVSPSPGTSVIPDETTVTFRVSSGVATVQLASLVEANEKFATDYLDRNNLNVEVTRQNSDEVREGYVIRQDPVAETEVEQESTVNLVISKGPEQKPPRDETVSIEVPYEPKNNEEEGQGDGEQEGEQAEPEGQEVLIYVNDAKRDGNTPVISETISETKTYEITLTIEPGESATYRVMRDGQVFKEEEVSY, from the coding sequence ATGTTGAATAACCGTCTCCTTAATGACCGTTATCGTGTACAAGAGATGATCGGTGGCGGCGGTATGGCGAATGTCTACCTTGCTTACGATACGATTCTAGACAGGGATGTCGCCATTAAAGTATTGCGACTGGAACACGGGAATGATGAGGAGTTTATTGCCCGCTTTCATAGAGAAGCCCAATCAGCTACGAGTCTCTCTCATCCGAATATCGTCAACATTTATGATGTTGGAGAAGAAGACGACATTTATTTTATGGTGATGGAGTATGTAGATGGGATGACGTTAAAGCAGTATATTCAACAGCACAGCCCGATCGATGTATCTGAAGCGGTGGATATTATGAAACAGATTGCATCAGCGATTGCGCATGCGCATGACAATGGAATCGTTCATAGGGATATCAAACCTCAGAACATCCTCATCGATCATTACGGTCACGTGAAAGTGACGGATTTCGGAATTGCCATGGCTCTCAGTGCGACTTCGTTGACTCAGACCAACTCTGTGCTTGGTTCTGTTCATTATCTATCTCCGGAACAAGCGCGGGGAGGGATGGCGACCAAAAAATCCGACGTCTATTCACTGGGGATTGTTTTTTTCGAATTACTGACGGGAAGGCTTCCTTTTTCAGGGGAATCTCCTGTCTCGATTGCTTTGAAGCATCTTCAGCATGAAACGCCTTCTTTGAAAAGGTGGAATGCCGACCTGCCTCAAAGTGTCGAAAATATCGTCTTGAAGTCGACGGCCAAAGATCCTTTTCACCGGTATGAATCGGTATTGGAAATGGAACATGAGATTGAAACCTCTCTCGAGCCTTATCGGGCAGATGAACCTGTGTTCACATTACCTGATGATGGAGATGAAGAAAAAACAAAAGCCATCCCTGTCATCACAAATGAAGCCTATGGGGACTCTCCCAATGAAGATACGATTATTAATACCAGTGATCATAACCCTGTCACTACAGCCCCGACATCGCCGACAAAAACTTATAAAGAAACAACTCCTGCAGATACACCGAGTGCTGATAAAAAGCAAAAGAAGAAGCGGAAAGTATGGCTGTGGATCCTTACCGTTATTATATTGTTATTGATCGGGGGACTAGTGGCATTATTCACGATCCCCGGAATCATTCAGCCAGCCGATGTGGAAATCCCTGATCTTGCAGGCGAAGAGTATGAAACGGCTTATAGTGAACTCAGTGATTTAAACTTGGTTGTAAAAAGAGAAACACGTTTTTCTGATGAAGTGGAAGAAGGCGATGTCATCGAAACGGATCCTGAAGCGGGAATGACTGTCAAAGAAGGTTCAGAGATTACCGTTTATCTCAGCAACGGAAAAGAGCGGGTGGATTTCCCGGATTATACGGGCAAAGATTACGAACAAGTAAAAGAAGAGTTGGAAAGTAAGGGATACAGTGGAATCGATTTAATTGAACAGACAAGTGAGGAACAACCAGCAGGAGAAATTATTGCTCATGTGAGTCCAAGCCCTGGCACGAGTGTCATTCCAGATGAGACGACAGTTACCTTTCGTGTAAGTTCTGGAGTTGCTACAGTGCAACTTGCGAGTTTAGTGGAAGCAAATGAGAAGTTTGCCACAGATTACTTAGATAGAAACAACTTAAACGTTGAAGTGACCCGTCAAAATTCTGATGAGGTAAGGGAAGGATATGTGATTCGTCAAGATCCAGTTGCTGAAACGGAGGTAGAGCAAGAATCTACCGTAAACTTAGTAATTTCTAAAGGACCTGAGCAAAAGCCTCCTAGAGATGAGACCGTTTCTATTGAAGTTCCTTATGAACCAAAGAACAATGAGGAAGAAGGACAAGGGGATGGGGAGCAAGAAGGAGAACAGGCAGAACCCGAGGGTCAGGAAGTATTGATTTATGTGAACGATGCAAAACGAGACGGGAACACACCGGTGATCAGTGAAACGATTAGTGAGACGAAAACCTACGAAATCACTCTTACTATTGAACCTGGTGAATCAGCAACCTATCGAGTAATGAGAGACGGACAAGTCTTCAAAGAAGAGGAAGTATCGTATTAA
- a CDS encoding Stp1/IreP family PP2C-type Ser/Thr phosphatase yields the protein MIGYYETDQGKVRIHNEDAGGVFKNDAGQVLAIVADGMGGHQAGDIASQMTTSHLHKKWQEAKLIETPDEAEKWIKEAVLSANNEIKTYANEHEECAGMGTTVVVALCTGEFATIGHIGDSRCYFANAYGFKVITEDHSLVNELVRSGQITEEQAEHHPRKNVLLKALGTEFDLTADVKTMGFEEDDRLLLCTDGLTNKVSDEELSELKTFEGEWSSFTQQMIDLANERGGEDNITLAVVHHDPSSDEKEGAE from the coding sequence ATGATAGGTTATTACGAGACAGATCAGGGGAAAGTCAGAATTCATAACGAGGATGCCGGCGGGGTTTTCAAAAACGACGCAGGCCAGGTTCTTGCCATCGTAGCCGACGGGATGGGCGGCCACCAGGCTGGGGATATAGCCAGCCAGATGACGACTTCACATTTACATAAAAAATGGCAGGAAGCCAAGCTCATTGAGACTCCTGATGAAGCAGAAAAATGGATTAAAGAAGCGGTCCTTTCAGCGAACAATGAGATTAAAACCTATGCGAATGAACATGAAGAATGTGCAGGGATGGGAACGACTGTCGTTGTTGCGTTGTGTACAGGAGAATTTGCAACAATCGGGCACATTGGAGACAGCCGTTGTTATTTTGCTAATGCCTATGGCTTCAAAGTGATTACAGAGGACCATTCCCTCGTGAACGAACTTGTGCGATCAGGTCAGATTACCGAAGAGCAGGCTGAGCATCATCCTAGAAAAAACGTATTATTAAAGGCGCTTGGGACTGAATTTGATTTGACAGCCGATGTGAAAACGATGGGATTCGAAGAGGATGACCGGCTCCTTTTATGCACAGACGGGTTAACAAATAAGGTTAGCGATGAAGAATTAAGTGAATTGAAAACATTTGAAGGGGAATGGTCGTCGTTTACGCAACAGATGATCGACCTAGCGAATGAGCGTGGAGGGGAAGATAACATTACGCTTGCAGTCGTGCATCATGATCCTTCTTCCGACGAGAAAGAAGGTGCGGAATAA
- the rsmB gene encoding 16S rRNA (cytosine(967)-C(5))-methyltransferase RsmB: MTKYALRESALDLLTRIGEQGGFSHVLLDREISKQKLSRQDGALLTEIVYGTLQRRDLIHYSIQPYIAKQKKIKPWVRWLLYMSVYQMIFLERVPDHAIIHEAVEISKKRGHKGISSFMNGVLRNVQRKGVQSLDKIEDPVERMATETSHPQWLVNRWVEQYGFETTKAMCEANNQHLPMSLRVQPLRISREEAMRQLQEDGFKVEESTLSPQGFLVHEGAILSHSLFKEGYVTVQDQSSMLVAEMMDLEKGLTVLDACSAPGGKTTHIAEKMEDEGEVVAYDLHDKKAKLVSKKAEQLQLTSITAGQADSRKLREKHAAATFDRILLDAPCSGLGVLRGKPDIKYHKKEEDIFSLRKIQDDLFREVALLLKDGGKLLYSTCTVDRHENEEAVQHFLEEHPDFEVDPEFFEELPEALKGSQGLSETGLQLFPQEWDTDGFFLTRLQKK; the protein is encoded by the coding sequence ATGACTAAGTATGCATTAAGAGAGTCAGCCCTTGATCTTCTTACCCGAATTGGAGAACAGGGCGGATTCAGTCACGTTTTATTAGACCGGGAAATTTCTAAGCAAAAACTTTCCCGCCAGGATGGTGCACTGTTAACTGAAATCGTATACGGAACCCTTCAACGCAGGGATTTGATCCACTATTCCATCCAGCCTTATATTGCCAAGCAGAAGAAAATAAAGCCATGGGTCCGTTGGCTGCTTTATATGTCTGTATACCAGATGATCTTTCTTGAAAGAGTGCCGGATCACGCCATCATCCATGAAGCCGTGGAAATCTCCAAGAAGCGCGGACATAAAGGGATTTCTTCATTTATGAACGGAGTGCTTCGGAACGTCCAGCGCAAAGGAGTCCAGAGCCTGGATAAAATTGAAGACCCTGTGGAGCGAATGGCGACTGAAACCAGTCATCCTCAATGGCTCGTGAATCGCTGGGTCGAACAGTACGGATTTGAAACGACAAAAGCGATGTGTGAAGCGAACAATCAACACCTTCCTATGTCGCTGAGAGTCCAGCCGCTCAGAATTTCGCGTGAAGAGGCGATGAGGCAGCTGCAGGAAGATGGATTTAAAGTGGAAGAGAGTACTCTCTCCCCTCAAGGCTTCCTTGTACATGAAGGAGCGATTCTCTCCCATTCTCTTTTCAAAGAAGGGTATGTGACAGTTCAAGACCAGAGTTCCATGCTTGTAGCTGAAATGATGGATCTTGAAAAGGGATTGACGGTGCTGGATGCCTGCAGTGCCCCTGGAGGTAAAACGACGCATATCGCTGAAAAGATGGAAGATGAAGGGGAAGTCGTTGCTTACGACCTTCACGATAAAAAGGCGAAGCTCGTAAGCAAAAAGGCTGAACAGCTTCAACTTACCTCGATTACAGCAGGACAGGCAGATTCAAGGAAACTGAGAGAAAAACATGCAGCAGCCACGTTTGACCGTATCTTACTGGATGCCCCGTGTTCCGGCCTGGGAGTATTACGTGGCAAGCCGGACATTAAATACCATAAAAAAGAAGAAGATATTTTTTCCCTAAGAAAAATTCAGGATGATTTGTTTAGAGAAGTTGCCCTACTCTTGAAGGATGGAGGGAAGCTCCTTTATAGTACATGTACGGTCGATCGGCATGAAAATGAGGAAGCCGTCCAGCACTTCTTAGAAGAGCATCCGGACTTTGAAGTAGACCCCGAATTTTTCGAAGAGCTTCCAGAAGCTCTCAAAGGTTCACAGGGTCTTTCCGAAACAGGCCTTCAGCTTTTTCCTCAAGAATGGGATACGGATGGATTTTTCTTGACCCGATTACAGAAGAAGTGA
- the fmt gene encoding methionyl-tRNA formyltransferase, which yields MTRIAFMGTPDFAVPVLDRIIEEGYEVVLVITQPDRPKGRKKTMTPPPVKVAAEKHGIPVFQPEKIKEEYQEVLAYDPDLIVTAAFGQILPEALLKEPKHGCINVHASLLPEFRGGAPIHYSILEGKKETGVTIMYMFKRLDAGDMLSKVTVPIEDDDHVGTLHDKLSVAGADLLADTLPKLLSGDITPEEQDESKVTFASNIKREQELIDWGRDQQTVYNHVRGLHPWPVAYTYWNGKPMKVWWIEKVEDTFEAAPGTVVRIDEDGFLVTTGGNKAVKVVSLQPSGKKKMDGQAFINGAGQSLQVGERLGETDD from the coding sequence ATGACACGAATCGCATTTATGGGGACACCGGATTTCGCCGTACCTGTCCTTGACCGCATCATTGAAGAGGGGTATGAGGTTGTCCTCGTTATTACACAACCGGACCGACCGAAAGGGAGAAAGAAAACGATGACCCCTCCTCCAGTCAAAGTAGCGGCGGAAAAACACGGGATCCCAGTATTTCAACCAGAAAAAATCAAAGAAGAATATCAAGAAGTTCTTGCTTACGATCCCGACTTGATCGTAACCGCTGCCTTCGGACAAATTTTACCGGAAGCTTTACTCAAAGAGCCGAAACATGGCTGTATTAATGTCCATGCATCCTTACTGCCTGAATTCCGAGGCGGTGCACCCATCCATTACAGCATTCTTGAAGGAAAGAAAGAGACAGGAGTCACCATCATGTATATGTTCAAACGTCTCGATGCAGGAGATATGCTTTCTAAAGTGACGGTGCCGATCGAAGACGATGATCATGTAGGAACGCTTCATGATAAACTCTCTGTTGCCGGAGCGGACTTGTTGGCGGACACGCTACCGAAGTTATTGAGCGGAGATATCACGCCGGAAGAGCAGGATGAATCCAAAGTAACTTTTGCTTCCAATATTAAAAGGGAACAGGAGCTTATCGATTGGGGCAGGGATCAACAAACGGTTTATAATCATGTACGTGGACTTCATCCATGGCCGGTCGCTTACACGTATTGGAACGGCAAGCCTATGAAAGTCTGGTGGATTGAAAAAGTGGAAGATACCTTTGAGGCAGCCCCTGGGACAGTTGTAAGAATCGATGAAGACGGTTTTCTTGTCACAACAGGCGGAAATAAAGCCGTAAAAGTCGTTTCCCTTCAACCTTCTGGAAAGAAAAAGATGGACGGGCAGGCGTTTATTAATGGAGCTGGTCAGTCCTTGCAGGTCGGCGAACGCCTGGGTGAGACGGATGACTAA
- the priA gene encoding primosomal protein N': MIANVIVDVPSQNTNRPFDYEIPEKFKGIVQPGVRVIVPFGPRKILGYVISLSETSSFSSVKKITDVLDVIPTLTEELLQLGKWLSKNTLSYYISCLQVMLPQVMKAKYRKELWKLTEEPLDSELEAFFDGRAVVDFEEFEQSGIGYHTLRKHMNDGEVDVHYEVKSRETKKTMTMVEPQLNPMELEEKLEDLSPQAKKQRTIVEYFLEYPEALQKKKLLDLLSTTPASLKPLIEQGMIREFKQEVFRDPYGDRDFDRTEPFPLTTEQETAIQPILKTIEEKIHDVFLLHGVTGSGKTEVYLQSIQEVIDKGEEAIMLVPEIALTPQMVERFKGRFGSKVAVLHSALSAGEKYDEWRKIQRKEVQVVVGARSAIFAPFTNIGLIIIDEEHETSYKQEDRTRYHARDVAIERGKTHQCPVVLGSATPALESYARAVKGNYQLLTMKKRMNEAVMPAVDLVDMREELHSGNRSMFSIALKEKIEERLSRGEQVVLFLNRRGYSTFVMCRDCGHVSECPHCDIALTYHKRQNRLKCHYCSHEEPMPTECPECESKTIRYFGTGTQKVEEALQELIPEARVIRMDVDTTRRKGAHERLLKKFGEGQADILLGTQMIAKGLDFGNVTLVGVLAADALLNLPDFRASEKTFQLLTQVSGRAGRHEKPGEVVVQTYTPEHYSIELASQYDYEQFFNEEMKLRKAFRYPPYFFLTLFTISHPNQLKVQEVTQKITMFMQQKLSDQSYVLGPTPSALTRINNRYRYQCMIKYKKEPEQRKFVERILHYYEDEMKQENGLQITVDFQPYQLM; the protein is encoded by the coding sequence TTGATTGCTAACGTCATTGTCGATGTACCCTCACAAAATACGAACCGGCCCTTCGATTATGAAATACCTGAAAAGTTCAAAGGAATTGTTCAACCAGGCGTACGGGTCATCGTACCATTCGGACCACGTAAGATCTTAGGGTATGTCATCTCTCTTTCAGAAACGAGTTCTTTTTCCTCCGTAAAAAAAATAACGGATGTACTTGACGTTATCCCTACGTTGACCGAAGAACTCCTTCAACTCGGGAAATGGTTATCTAAAAATACGTTGAGCTACTATATATCCTGTCTACAGGTTATGCTCCCTCAAGTCATGAAAGCCAAGTATCGTAAAGAGTTATGGAAACTCACCGAAGAGCCGCTCGATTCTGAACTTGAGGCATTTTTTGATGGGCGTGCGGTTGTGGATTTTGAGGAGTTTGAACAATCGGGCATCGGTTACCACACCCTTCGTAAACACATGAATGATGGGGAAGTTGATGTTCATTATGAAGTGAAAAGTCGGGAAACGAAAAAAACAATGACGATGGTGGAGCCACAATTAAATCCAATGGAGCTTGAGGAAAAGCTGGAAGATCTTTCACCGCAAGCTAAAAAACAACGCACGATTGTCGAGTATTTCCTGGAATACCCAGAAGCCTTACAGAAGAAGAAGCTTTTGGATCTATTATCAACAACTCCTGCCTCTTTGAAGCCGTTGATCGAACAGGGAATGATTCGTGAATTCAAGCAGGAAGTTTTCAGGGATCCTTACGGTGATCGCGACTTTGATCGAACGGAACCTTTCCCTTTGACAACAGAACAGGAAACAGCCATACAGCCGATTCTTAAAACCATCGAAGAAAAAATACATGATGTTTTTCTTCTTCATGGAGTGACCGGAAGTGGAAAAACCGAAGTGTATTTGCAGTCCATTCAGGAAGTGATTGATAAGGGCGAGGAAGCCATCATGCTTGTACCTGAAATTGCATTGACTCCGCAAATGGTTGAACGCTTTAAAGGGAGATTCGGCTCAAAGGTCGCCGTCCTTCACAGTGCTTTGTCTGCGGGGGAAAAATACGATGAATGGCGGAAGATCCAGCGCAAGGAAGTCCAGGTCGTGGTCGGAGCAAGGTCTGCCATCTTCGCTCCGTTTACAAACATCGGCTTAATCATCATTGATGAAGAACATGAAACGAGTTATAAGCAGGAAGACCGGACACGTTATCATGCGAGAGATGTCGCCATCGAAAGGGGAAAAACTCATCAATGTCCGGTCGTTTTAGGCAGTGCTACACCAGCTCTTGAAAGTTATGCCAGAGCTGTGAAAGGCAATTATCAGCTGTTGACGATGAAGAAGCGTATGAATGAAGCGGTCATGCCGGCGGTGGATCTCGTTGATATGAGAGAGGAACTTCATAGTGGAAACCGTTCCATGTTTTCAATCGCGCTGAAAGAAAAAATCGAAGAAAGGCTTTCCCGTGGGGAGCAGGTCGTTCTTTTTCTCAATAGACGTGGCTATTCGACCTTCGTCATGTGCAGGGACTGCGGTCACGTGAGTGAGTGCCCGCACTGTGACATTGCACTCACATATCATAAGAGGCAGAATCGCCTGAAATGCCACTATTGTTCCCATGAAGAACCAATGCCGACAGAGTGTCCGGAATGTGAGAGCAAAACCATCCGCTATTTCGGTACAGGGACACAAAAAGTGGAAGAGGCGCTTCAGGAGTTGATCCCGGAAGCTCGTGTGATTCGCATGGACGTTGATACAACGAGAAGAAAAGGAGCCCACGAACGGCTGCTTAAAAAGTTCGGAGAAGGACAAGCGGATATCCTACTCGGCACGCAGATGATCGCTAAAGGTCTGGACTTTGGAAACGTGACCCTTGTCGGTGTTCTTGCCGCCGATGCCCTCCTCAACCTGCCTGATTTTCGTGCATCAGAAAAAACATTCCAATTGCTCACCCAGGTAAGCGGAAGGGCAGGCAGACATGAGAAGCCCGGAGAAGTCGTCGTCCAAACCTATACACCGGAACATTACAGTATTGAGCTTGCCAGCCAATATGATTACGAACAATTCTTCAATGAAGAAATGAAATTGAGGAAAGCTTTCCGCTATCCGCCATATTTCTTCTTGACACTTTTTACAATTTCACACCCCAACCAATTGAAAGTGCAGGAAGTGACACAGAAAATCACCATGTTCATGCAGCAGAAGCTTTCCGACCAATCTTATGTCCTCGGGCCTACTCCTTCTGCGCTCACCAGGATCAATAATAGATATCGCTATCAATGCATGATAAAATACAAGAAGGAACCTGAGCAGCGAAAGTTCGTTGAACGGATATTGCACTATTACGAAGATGAAATGAAACAAGAAAATGGTTTGCAGATCACGGTGGATTTCCAACCGTATCAGCTGATGTAA
- a CDS encoding phosphopantothenoylcysteine decarboxylase domain-containing protein, with product MTLVSGQVALDPPVGVNVIQITTAQEMHEEVLKAYPDQDLVIKSAAVADYRPKVTYDQKMKKKPGDYIVEMERTKDILMELGERKEHQYLVGFAAETTDVEQYGRQKLEKKNLDAIVINNVSEEGVGFGTDTNASLVITKKGEEVAYPLMSKEDLAENILLMASGEMESGNL from the coding sequence GTGACGCTCGTTTCAGGACAAGTGGCCCTCGATCCTCCAGTTGGAGTAAATGTCATCCAAATTACGACCGCACAGGAAATGCATGAGGAAGTTCTGAAAGCTTACCCTGATCAGGACCTTGTCATCAAATCGGCGGCCGTAGCGGATTACCGTCCGAAAGTGACGTACGATCAAAAAATGAAGAAAAAACCAGGGGATTATATCGTCGAGATGGAACGGACGAAAGATATATTAATGGAACTCGGAGAACGAAAAGAACACCAGTACTTAGTTGGATTTGCTGCAGAAACGACAGATGTGGAGCAGTATGGCAGACAGAAGTTGGAGAAAAAGAACCTCGATGCTATTGTCATCAATAACGTTTCTGAAGAGGGGGTAGGGTTTGGCACGGATACCAATGCCTCGCTGGTCATTACCAAAAAAGGAGAAGAAGTGGCATACCCTTTGATGAGCAAAGAGGACCTCGCTGAGAATATTCTCCTTATGGCTAGTGGTGAGATGGAGAGTGGAAATCTTTGA
- the coaBC gene encoding bifunctional phosphopantothenoylcysteine decarboxylase/phosphopantothenate--cysteine ligase CoaBC: MLNGKKIVLGVSGGIAAYKAAALTSKLVQAGAVVKVIMTNSAQKFVAPTTFQALSRQPVYTDTFDEQDSSQIQHIDVADWADLFLIAPATANVIGKLANGLADDMLSTTLLATEAPVYIAPAMNVHMYSHPAVMKNLKQLDEWGFRFIEPGEGYLACGYVGKGRLEEPETIVGVLQKEYQRPQPLNGKKSTYNGRSYTRADRPRAFLHQSIDRQNGICISEKKPSSLALK; this comes from the coding sequence ATGTTGAATGGAAAAAAGATCGTCTTAGGAGTATCAGGCGGAATCGCCGCCTATAAAGCAGCCGCTTTAACAAGCAAACTTGTCCAAGCAGGGGCCGTTGTTAAAGTAATCATGACAAACAGCGCGCAAAAATTTGTCGCTCCGACTACTTTTCAAGCATTATCTAGACAGCCTGTTTATACCGATACCTTCGATGAACAAGATTCTTCTCAAATCCAGCATATTGATGTCGCTGACTGGGCGGACCTCTTTTTAATCGCTCCCGCGACTGCAAATGTGATTGGAAAACTTGCGAATGGTCTGGCCGATGACATGCTCTCGACAACCTTACTTGCAACCGAGGCACCTGTTTATATTGCTCCTGCAATGAATGTCCATATGTACAGTCACCCGGCTGTGATGAAGAATTTGAAGCAGCTTGATGAGTGGGGCTTCCGCTTTATAGAGCCTGGCGAAGGTTATCTTGCCTGCGGTTATGTAGGAAAAGGACGTTTAGAGGAGCCGGAAACAATTGTCGGTGTGCTTCAGAAAGAGTATCAACGACCGCAACCTCTCAATGGTAAAAAAAGTACTTATAACGGCCGGTCCTACACGCGAGCAGATCGACCCCGTGCGTTTCTTCACCAATCCATCGACAGGCAAAATGGGATATGCATTAGCGAAAAAAAGCCAAGCAGCTTGGCGCTGAAGTGA
- the rpoZ gene encoding DNA-directed RNA polymerase subunit omega — protein MMLEPSIDSLQKQIKSKYTLVTLSARRARELKQGSAPMIDHPTSHQQVGVALEEIRDGKLHYIEADEIQERTETT, from the coding sequence ATGATGTTAGAACCATCCATTGATTCCCTACAGAAACAGATCAAATCCAAATATACGCTTGTTACGCTATCTGCAAGACGTGCGCGTGAATTGAAACAAGGAAGTGCGCCGATGATCGATCATCCGACATCCCACCAGCAGGTTGGTGTGGCGCTTGAAGAAATCCGCGATGGCAAATTGCACTATATTGAAGCGGATGAAATCCAAGAACGAACAGAAACCACATAA
- the gmk gene encoding guanylate kinase, translated as MIDQKGILFILSGPSGVGKGTVRKALFEQSTDLRYSISMTTRDPREGEVDGVDYFFKSRDEFEKLISEGQLIEHAEYVGNYYGTPRQYVEKTLNEGKDVFLEIEVQGALKVRENFPEGVFVFLIPPSLEELKDRIVNRGTETEDKVKNRLKAAKEEIDMMDAYDYVVVNDQIDNAVTKVKSIVASEHCKRERVAHQYKKALEDE; from the coding sequence GTGATTGATCAGAAAGGTATTTTATTCATCCTTTCCGGCCCATCAGGTGTCGGGAAAGGTACGGTACGTAAAGCATTATTTGAACAATCGACAGATTTGCGCTATTCCATATCCATGACGACTCGTGATCCACGGGAAGGCGAAGTGGACGGCGTCGATTATTTCTTCAAATCCAGAGATGAATTTGAGAAATTAATCAGTGAAGGCCAACTGATTGAACATGCAGAATATGTGGGAAACTACTATGGAACTCCCCGTCAATACGTGGAGAAGACCTTGAACGAAGGCAAAGATGTCTTTTTGGAAATTGAAGTTCAGGGAGCGCTCAAAGTAAGGGAAAACTTCCCGGAAGGCGTGTTCGTCTTTTTAATTCCACCTTCTTTGGAAGAATTGAAAGACAGGATTGTCAATCGTGGCACGGAAACAGAAGACAAAGTGAAAAACCGCCTGAAGGCAGCAAAAGAAGAAATTGATATGATGGATGCGTATGATTATGTCGTCGTGAACGATCAGATTGACAATGCTGTGACGAAAGTAAAATCAATCGTTGCCAGTGAACACTGCAAACGTGAACGTGTCGCCCATCAATATAAAAAAGCATTGGAGGATGAATAA
- the remA gene encoding extracellular matrix/biofilm regulator RemA, whose product MSLKLINIGFGNVVSANRIISIVSPESAPIKRIITVARDNNKLVDATYGRRTRAVIITDSDHVVLSAVQPETVGQRVISNDEISDEN is encoded by the coding sequence TTGAGCTTGAAATTAATTAATATCGGTTTTGGAAACGTCGTATCTGCGAATCGTATTATTTCTATTGTTTCGCCTGAATCCGCTCCGATCAAACGTATCATCACGGTCGCCCGTGACAATAATAAATTAGTAGATGCTACATATGGCCGCCGTACGCGTGCGGTCATCATTACAGATAGTGATCATGTCGTCCTTTCAGCCGTCCAGCCGGAAACCGTCGGGCAGCGTGTCATCAGTAACGACGAGATCTCAGATGAAAACTAG